The sequence below is a genomic window from Roseofilum reptotaenium CS-1145.
GCGTCAATCTAGTCGAGATCCTCCCATAATTTCCTCTGTTCGTTCTCAAAGTGATATGGCACTTCGCACTCTCGCCATAGCTTACGAAGCAGTCCGTTTAAACAATTTTCTTCAACTCCAATGCCACACCATTCAACTGTTGGATACCCTCACTAATCTGTGTCATAGAATTGGCATTATCCTTTGCCCCAGCATTGATGCTAGTAATCGACTCAATAAGCTGTTCGACCGCAATTAGCTGTTGTTTTAAGTTCAAGGTAATTTGCTGGTTACTATGAACTACATTTGTAACTGAATTGTTCACATGTTCAAACGTCTGGGTTGTGTTCTGAGCAATTCTAAAACAACTTTTCACACTCTCTTTACCTTGTTGAGTAATTTGAGTTGTTCCATGAATAGCTTTTTGAATTTCTATAACCAAATCATTGATGTTGACCGTAGATTCTCGACTTTGATCGGCCAGCTTACGAATTTCGACAGCAATGACGGAAAAGCCCTTCCCACTATCTCCAGCTCTTACCGCTTCCACAGAAGCATTTAACGCCAACATATTCGTTTGATCGGCAATACTGCGAACCACATCCGAAACCTCGCCAATTTGATCGATTTGCTTAGTCAATTCCATGATTTTATTGGCCATTAGTTCCACCTGTTCCTGAACATTTATCACTTCTAGGCGAATGTTCTCCACAGCATTTTTACCTGTTTCTAATATGGTGAGTGTTTCTTGAGCTGACGTATTTGCCAGCTCTGACTGCTCTGCTGACTGAGTGTAAGATACCCCCAATTCATTAGCAGTTGTAGTTGTGTCATTGATAAAAATCGCTCGTTGTTGAGCAATTTTCTCCTGTTCTTCAATACTCCTAGAAATTTGACTTGAAGAATTGGCAATGTTATTCGATATTTTACTGATCGGATCTACTGCAATTTTATTCATCCAAATAATAGTCGCAACCCCCATCAGTAGGACAATAACTAAAGTTCCTACATGGAGTAAATCAATAAGTTGATAAGCAATAGATAACTGTTTTAACCTTTCATCAAGAATTTGATTTTCAATATCGATCATATTCTCTAGATCCGCTCGGATTAAATCCATAATTATTTTGCCTTTTTTTGATTTCACTAAACGCAACAGTTCCTCTTCTTGATCGTCTCTTTTGAGTTGAATGGTTTGCGCTAGTTCATCTAGTTTTTCTTGAGAGATATTTCTGATATTTTGTAGATTAATGACTTGCTCTGAGTTGTCAGAAATCAGATCTTCTAAGATATCAAAGTTTGTACTTAACGTTTGAGTGGCCAGTTTGTAGGGTTCTAAAAAAGTTTCGTCATCAGTATAGATAAATCCCCTTTGACCAGTTTCTGCATCGACGAGACTTTTCTCAATCCCTTTTAGTCGCAGTTGAACATCGTAAGTATGGACGACCCAATCCTCAGTATCCCGTAAAAACCCTTGCATATAAACTGAGACAATAGTGCTAACCCCAACAGTACTGAGAATGATTCCAAAGCCAATAACTAAAACTTGCTTAATATTCATCGAACAAAAACTTTAATGTTTTCGGATTTACCTGCGTAAGCGTATATATTAATCATATATCTGAATAAAAAGATCCAACTCTATTTTACCCGATCGCCATCTGTACCCGTTAAAATCAAAGTATCAATTAAAAAGGATGTGTCATTATACCTAACAGTGATGGATTTAATTTGGAGAATACTCAAATGTTGCCCATACCCAAACCGGCTTGGTTTCTTACCCTCGGCAGTCTAACCTTAAGCAGCCTAATCTTTAACCCTTCAGCCTCAGCGCAAACCCTAGGGTTTTCCTGCCGGGATAACCAAATTTGTCCTGTGTTCAATATCTTGCTGCAAACGACAGAGGTTTTCACCCGGACTTGTCCACCGACTTCTGATAATCCCCAAGACTATGCTAATTATTTAGGCCAATGGATCGATCGGATTCCCCAAATTCAAGCTCAGGTTAATGCTTTAAACAGAAATAATTCGTATACTCCTACATTGCCTTCTTCACCCAATCAAGTGGTGAATTTTCTCAATACTTGGGTGGATATTGCTAGGATTGCTCAAACTCAAGCTAATCGGATTGAGCAAACTCTGGATCATTGCCCTTCTCGTCTCCCTATTCTTCCGGATGGTTCGACGTTGCCTTCTATTTCTATGGAGACTGAATTTCCTAAAGTGTGTCAGTTCGATCCGAATACATTAACTTGGAAGTGTTAATGTTAGGGAATTAGTGCTTCGCTCTATATGCCCCTGTTCCCCATTCCCTATTCCCCAGCGCTTCGCGCGATAAGATGGGGAATTTTGGATCGGGAGCGATAGAGTAAGAGATGGACTGAGGGAATATAGTATAAGGCGAGTAGGGTTGCACCGCCTAATCCCCCGGCGATCGCGATCGCTAAGGGCGGCCAAAATCCAGTAGGATCGAGTAACAGGGGTATGAATCCCACTATGGTCGTTAACGTGGTGGCAATCACATGGCGTGTGGCTTTGAAGACGACTGAAACCGTGGCTTTACGATTACCATAGCGAGCTTCTGGATGTTCTCTCAAGGCGGCTAAAACGACGATGGAATCGTTAATTGCGAGACCAATTAATCCTAATGTACCTAAAATTGCGGTAAATCCGAATAGGGCATTAAATGCCCAGAGTGCAGATAGGGCTAATCCTACCGCAGCGATCGCCACGGTTCCAATGACGAGGGCTAACCGAAAGGAGTTAAAGGATAATATCAGGGTGGCTGACATCAGAATTGCCAAAACGCCTACTGTTGAGAATAAATTGGCGATCGCGGTTCCCCGTGCATCGGCTTCGCCTCCATAGCTGATTCGATACCCAGGAGGAAGTTGAAAGTTAATCTCCTTCAGATGGTTTTCAAATCGCTGTAATACAGTATCAGGTAAGGCTCCAGCCGTAATAAACCCTTGCACTGTGTTAATCCGTTCTCCATTGTAACGGGCAATCGTGGCTACATCCGGCACAAAGTTCACTGTCGCCACACTATCGAGGGGAAGGGTTTCACCCGTTTGAGGAGCCACCAAATTCAACGCCGACACCCGATCTAGATTTCCTCTAGTGCTATTGGATACCCGTACCCGTACCGGAATATCCTCCGTTGCTTCCAGGATCGAACCGCCGACAGAACCCTGCAAACTGCTATCGAGTTGTTGGGCGATCGCCTGATTATCCAAGCCTACCCGACGCGCTTGTACTTCATCAACGGTTAGCGCCAATTTGGGTAAGGCTTCCGTTAAATCTGCACTGGTATGAATTACATCTTCAATTTGGCTTAACTCCGCCCTCAATTGATTCCCCCACCGTCTCAACTCCCCTAAATCTGAGCCATACAAGCGCAACTCGATCGGCGCATCAAAGGGCGGTCCCTGTTCTAATTGTTTTACGAGAACCTGTGCTTCTGGAAACGTGGCATCGAGATCCTGTTGCAACTGTTGAATCGTTTGCCGTAAATTTTCCGTCGAGTTTAACTGTACAATCCCTTGGGCATACTGGGACGCATTTTCCCGATTGGCAACCACATTATAGAAAAAAGTTGGGGCGCTTTTACCGAGAAACCATTGCACCTCATCAATTTGAGGATAGGTCAAAATTAAATCTCGCGCCCTCAGAATTTGCCTCTGGGTTTCGGCGATCGCCGTTTGCGAAGGTAACTCAAACTCAATATGGAACTGATTACGGTTCGTCGGGGGAAAAAATTGCTGCTCTAACGTCGCAAAGTGGGAAAAGCCCCAAATGGGCAAAATCATCGCCAAACCAATCGTCAACCAGGGGAAGCGAAACAGTTGATTTAAAGTTATCGTATAAACCTTATCCAACCATGGATGGCTAAACCCATGTTGCAACCAACCCCAGTTTTGCGGGAGAGGCTGCCAATAGTGCAACCGCCCCACCAGAGTTACGATCGCTGTTAAAGATAAAAAGAGAGAACTAATAATCGCTAAAATTACGGTCATGCCGATTGCCCCAATAAACTCCCCTGTCCCCCCCGGAGAAGTCGCGATGGGTACAAACGCTAACACCGTCGTCAGAGTAGAAGCCAGCAGAGGAATAAACAAATGGTTCACCGTTTCTTGCACAGCTTTACCGGGTGCTTTTCCTTCCTGCAAGCGGATCTGTACCTCATCTACCACCACAATCGCATTATCAATCAGCAACCCCAAGGCAATGATAATCCCGGTTATGGACATCTGATGTAAGGGAATCTCTAAAATCTTCATACACCCAAACACCATTAATGTCGCCAGGGGTAAAGCTGAACCAACAATTAAGGCTGATTTCCAACCCAAGATCGCCAGAGAGACAAGAATAACCAGAGAAGATCCGAGGATCAAGTTACGGATCACACCATCTAAGCGCTGTTGCACGTATTTACTTTGATCCAAAATGGTCACCCAACCGATGCCATCGGATAGGTTATCCTGATAACTTTGCAACCGAGTCAGAGCATCTTCTGTCCAAAGATCGACACGATAATCAGATTCCACTTTTGCCGCCACAGAAACTCCAGGATAACCATTAATGATCGCTAATTCTGTGGGCGGATCTTCTAATCCTTTGGTCACTTGGGCAAGATCTCCAAGTCGGGTAATTTGCCCTTGATTGCCCAATTGAATGGGAATTTGCCGAATCCGTTCTAAGGAGTCTAATTCACTATCGACTTCAAATAATAATTCCGTTTCACTGCTGCGAAATTGTCCGGCTGAAACCTTCGCATCACTGGCTAGAATTTGTTGAGCTAATTCTTGAGGAGTCAAGCCCAATTGTGTCAAGTCTACTGCATTAACATCCACCTGAATTTCTTCTTCGGCCACACCGAAAATATCCACTGTATCCGTTCCCGGAATAGTCCGTAATTCGTCTTCTAGTCCTTCAGCTAGGCGACGTAAAATTGTATAATTCGGTTCGGTCTCAAGTTCCCAGGTTAATCCCAAAATTAAGGCATTAGCAGAAGGATCGGTATCTTGATATTCTGGATCGCTCGCCCCTGCTGGTAACTCCACAGAAACATCTTCTAGTTTACTCCGTACTTTTGACCAAACGGGATCGACATCGATAATGTTTTCTTTGAGGTCAATCTTGATAAAGGATAAACCGGTAGTTGAGGTGGATTCTAAAGTATCAATTTCTTCAATTTCTTGCAGTTCCTGTTCTATTTTTTCAGTGACTAAGGATTCAACTCTTTGGGGTGTAGCTCCGGGCAAGAAAGTGGTCACCGATCCAAACCGTTGAACAAGTTGAGGGTCTTCCATTCGCGGTAAGGTAAAGAACGAAGAAATCCCCCAAACAATGATGAGGATTAAGGAGAGGATGAGGAGTTGTTTATTGCGATAGAAAATCATGGGGAAGTGGGGGAGGGAATGGGGAATGGGGCAGACGCGGGGACACTCCAGACACGGGGATGGGATGTTGAACAACAGAAAGCCTATTGCCTATTGCCTGTTCCCCGAATTCTTAATTGATACTCACTTTTTGTCCGGAGACGATGCGATGGGTTCCACTGGTGATGATTCGATCTCCGCTTTGCAGGGTTCCGCGAACAAGGGTGCGATCGCCTTCGGTATGCAGAACTTCGATATCTCGACGAGCCACCCTGTAAAGATTATTTCCTTGCGATTCACCAAGGACGTAAATTGACCATAATCCGCGATCGCCAGGTAGCAGTGCAGTGGAAGGAACCCAAAAGCCTTGTATGGGTTGGGTTTCATTCCAGAGCAATTGGGCAGTTTCGCCTACTCTAAGGTCAAAATTGGGGGAAAATTCGAGAACCGCAGTAGCTGTGCGACTGGCGCTATCGAGTTCTGGAAGTAGGGTGGTGAGGGTGGCAGGATAGGATTGGTTCGCGACTTGAATGGGATAGTTTGCACCAATTCTGAGTTCATTGGCGGTGTTGCTGGGAACCCCAATGCGCGCTTCTAAGCTACCTTGTTCGATCAGTGCAATAACCGGAGTTCCGGGACTAACTACGCTTCCTTCGTCCATGAAGCGATCGCTCACTCGTCCATCAAAGGGAGCGCGAATCACACTTTTACTCACCTCTACCTCTAAACTTTGCAAACTGGCTTCTAACTGTTGCACTCGCGCCACTTGAGCGGCTATTTGTTCTGTCCGAGTTCCAGCTAACAGAGCATCTAGATCGCTTTGCGCTTGATTGAGGCGATAGCTTAAAGCTGAAGCATTAGACTCTTCTAAATCGAAATCTTCGCGGGAAATTGCCCCTTCTAAATATAGTTCTCTACGTCGTTCGGTTTTACGTTGGGCGAGGAACAGTTGTTGTTCAATTTCAGACAAAGCAGCGCGGGCAGCAGCAATATCTTCCGCTCGCGCACCGTTGCGAAGTTCTTGCAGAGTAGCTCTGGCTTCTGCTTTCTGAGCCAGGAGTTGTTGACGCTCGGCTTCTAGGGTACGGATATCTAACTGGGCTATTTCTTGATCAGTACTGATGCGATCGCCTTCATCAACAAACAGGTTAATTACCGTTCCCGATCGCTCAAAACCCAATTCACTCCGGCGACGGGCGACAATTTCACCGGTATAACTTCGTTTAATAGTATAGCTAGAAATCAGTTCTGCACTTTCGGTTTGTACAGGTAGTGATTGTTTTTCTTCAATGATCGGTTCTGCCTGGCTGACTGGAGAACGATTTAAGAGCGATCGCCCTAAAAACACCCCTAAAGGCAAGAGTAACAAGACGATTAACCATCGCCACCGCTTGGGTGGTGGGCGATCTACTGTGGCGATACCATCCTCAGAATCTTTATTGTGTTCAGCCGTTATTAATACAACTGACTCTGATAAGCTCTTCGATGAATCGGAAAAATCAGCACTCATGTTCGCCTCCCATCCTCTTCTGTACAACAAAGTGATATTCAACTTGTTGCCTATTCTCTTTCAGGTTATACTCAACTTATTGGATATGTCAATGCGAAATTTATGGCCCTTGCTCACACAATTTTGACCGTGCTTGCCCATGCTCCTCAAAGTGGTTACGACATCAGTAAACAATTTGACGAGCAAGTGAGTTGTTTTTGGAAAGCCAGTCAACAGCAAATTTATCGGGAACTGAGCAAAATGGAGGATCAAGGTTGGGTTAATTATGAAACTATTATCCAACCTGGAAAACCGGATAAGAAAGTGTATCACCTCACGGCTGAAGGGAAAGTGCAGTTATTACGCTGGTTTGCAGAACCGACGACTCCGACACCCATTCGAGAAGATTTACTGGTGAAAGTGTTAGCTGGACCTTATGGTAATCGCAAATTACTTATCCGTGAAATAAAGCATCGCAAGGAGATTCACGAGCTTCAATTAAAACATTATTTAGAAAAAGAAATCCTCTATCAAGATTGCCAGAATCCTTCTGTCGGCGATCGCTTCCGCTATCTTACCTTACGCCGAGGTATCCGTTACGAGCGAGAATGGGTGGAATGGTGCGATGAAGTCATGGAGTTTCTGGAACAGATGGTACAAGATTATAATTAATCCGATCTATTCTCTAGAGTGGTATCTGGTAGTTATTGAATGACACCTGCAATACCGGAGTTATCTTGCCCGTGCTGCCTCATAGATACTTAGATGTATAGTATGTATAGCGCTTCGCGCTAGGCAATAGGCTTGCTTTGCAATAGCTTGTATGGCTTAGGTTCTAAGGCTTCAAGCTGTACCTCATAGAAGAGAGAAATGCTGTACAAGATCTTCATAAATGAGCAAGAAATTGGAACTTCCCTTCTTGAATCAGGCGATCCTCCGATGGGTGTTGCATCTGGTCTGATTCGATTGAATAACATTTCCATTCGAGTGCTCGAATCAAGGCTGCTCCAGATAGAATCAACCCAATCAACTGATGGTGTAACAAACTGTCATGAACCTGGGGTGGTTAGGGTAATTCATCCAGACGGTTTTGAATTATCAGGGCAGGGATCGGTGATTGAAAAC
It includes:
- a CDS encoding efflux RND transporter periplasmic adaptor subunit, giving the protein MSADFSDSSKSLSESVVLITAEHNKDSEDGIATVDRPPPKRWRWLIVLLLLPLGVFLGRSLLNRSPVSQAEPIIEEKQSLPVQTESAELISSYTIKRSYTGEIVARRRSELGFERSGTVINLFVDEGDRISTDQEIAQLDIRTLEAERQQLLAQKAEARATLQELRNGARAEDIAAARAALSEIEQQLFLAQRKTERRRELYLEGAISREDFDLEESNASALSYRLNQAQSDLDALLAGTRTEQIAAQVARVQQLEASLQSLEVEVSKSVIRAPFDGRVSDRFMDEGSVVSPGTPVIALIEQGSLEARIGVPSNTANELRIGANYPIQVANQSYPATLTTLLPELDSASRTATAVLEFSPNFDLRVGETAQLLWNETQPIQGFWVPSTALLPGDRGLWSIYVLGESQGNNLYRVARRDIEVLHTEGDRTLVRGTLQSGDRIITSGTHRIVSGQKVSIN
- a CDS encoding CHASE3 domain-containing protein: MNIKQVLVIGFGIILSTVGVSTIVSVYMQGFLRDTEDWVVHTYDVQLRLKGIEKSLVDAETGQRGFIYTDDETFLEPYKLATQTLSTNFDILEDLISDNSEQVINLQNIRNISQEKLDELAQTIQLKRDDQEEELLRLVKSKKGKIIMDLIRADLENMIDIENQILDERLKQLSIAYQLIDLLHVGTLVIVLLMGVATIIWMNKIAVDPISKISNNIANSSSQISRSIEEQEKIAQQRAIFINDTTTTANELGVSYTQSAEQSELANTSAQETLTILETGKNAVENIRLEVINVQEQVELMANKIMELTKQIDQIGEVSDVVRSIADQTNMLALNASVEAVRAGDSGKGFSVIAVEIRKLADQSRESTVNINDLVIEIQKAIHGTTQITQQGKESVKSCFRIAQNTTQTFEHVNNSVTNVVHSNQQITLNLKQQLIAVEQLIESITSINAGAKDNANSMTQISEGIQQLNGVALELKKIV
- a CDS encoding PadR family transcriptional regulator is translated as MALAHTILTVLAHAPQSGYDISKQFDEQVSCFWKASQQQIYRELSKMEDQGWVNYETIIQPGKPDKKVYHLTAEGKVQLLRWFAEPTTPTPIREDLLVKVLAGPYGNRKLLIREIKHRKEIHELQLKHYLEKEILYQDCQNPSVGDRFRYLTLRRGIRYEREWVEWCDEVMEFLEQMVQDYN
- a CDS encoding efflux RND transporter permease subunit, which gives rise to MIFYRNKQLLILSLILIIVWGISSFFTLPRMEDPQLVQRFGSVTTFLPGATPQRVESLVTEKIEQELQEIEEIDTLESTSTTGLSFIKIDLKENIIDVDPVWSKVRSKLEDVSVELPAGASDPEYQDTDPSANALILGLTWELETEPNYTILRRLAEGLEDELRTIPGTDTVDIFGVAEEEIQVDVNAVDLTQLGLTPQELAQQILASDAKVSAGQFRSSETELLFEVDSELDSLERIRQIPIQLGNQGQITRLGDLAQVTKGLEDPPTELAIINGYPGVSVAAKVESDYRVDLWTEDALTRLQSYQDNLSDGIGWVTILDQSKYVQQRLDGVIRNLILGSSLVILVSLAILGWKSALIVGSALPLATLMVFGCMKILEIPLHQMSITGIIIALGLLIDNAIVVVDEVQIRLQEGKAPGKAVQETVNHLFIPLLASTLTTVLAFVPIATSPGGTGEFIGAIGMTVILAIISSLFLSLTAIVTLVGRLHYWQPLPQNWGWLQHGFSHPWLDKVYTITLNQLFRFPWLTIGLAMILPIWGFSHFATLEQQFFPPTNRNQFHIEFELPSQTAIAETQRQILRARDLILTYPQIDEVQWFLGKSAPTFFYNVVANRENASQYAQGIVQLNSTENLRQTIQQLQQDLDATFPEAQVLVKQLEQGPPFDAPIELRLYGSDLGELRRWGNQLRAELSQIEDVIHTSADLTEALPKLALTVDEVQARRVGLDNQAIAQQLDSSLQGSVGGSILEATEDIPVRVRVSNSTRGNLDRVSALNLVAPQTGETLPLDSVATVNFVPDVATIARYNGERINTVQGFITAGALPDTVLQRFENHLKEINFQLPPGYRISYGGEADARGTAIANLFSTVGVLAILMSATLILSFNSFRLALVIGTVAIAAVGLALSALWAFNALFGFTAILGTLGLIGLAINDSIVVLAALREHPEARYGNRKATVSVVFKATRHVIATTLTTIVGFIPLLLDPTGFWPPLAIAIAGGLGGATLLALYYIPSVHLLLYRSRSKIPHLIARSAGE